The following proteins are co-located in the Planctomycetota bacterium genome:
- a CDS encoding VCBS repeat-containing protein, translating into MTSSAPHRWELTLLDAEPLARFYQGLVASTAADLDGDGIPELVVGSTDALTWYQIDTGKRAVICRDGTCSVGLAIADIDGDGRPEVVTGLQAPDTADKNLWEIAWFKPSGSLDEPWAKHVLEPAHHGYPHDLVLHDVDGDGRLELIANGPHGGRSSLYLYRPGVDPEMPWKCYDIGSNRSEEGLCVVRLDRDGGWGIASGPNVYRCPEGGPFGKPGSIPWPLTEVAPNHREMCRVSALDITGNGVDDLVIIDSEYFEGQLSWLENTGHGEWIEHPIERGIAYGHSLHAERTQEGVRLVVAEMAGGGWAALYNYDARIIEYLSADGGETWKREIRQQGQGIHEATYFNGAGEHNQPGRQLRYLGKEHRYPRVMRLDEVERPSPIAGYQHRFVDRDKPGAGTDILAVDITGNGQFDIAVGRWWYELNSPTRREIPGVCQIINHYDLDGDGRDELIVTLATDQGPKVSNRLAWAKPIDPLNDRWELHEIGTGVGDWPHGSCVAPLLPGGKLALVTAYHSAHASAEVDLPHYPEIWEVSEDPSVPWPSRTLAEIPYGEEVIAHDITGDGAPDLFLGAHWLENNGDGSFTPHRMFEGVYPARIGVIDVQGNGRADVVIGDETVQWSPEKRADYTPLCWYECPANPRDRWRRHVIDVVRCPHSIGVADLDDDGEDEIICGEHDPFYPYRQRCKLYAYKKADAAGRTWKRWCLDDRFEHHDGCKPIRLPAGDVGILSHGWMDSLYVHLWVPPRTES; encoded by the coding sequence ATGACTTCTTCTGCACCGCATCGATGGGAACTCACGCTTTTGGACGCCGAACCGCTTGCGCGGTTTTATCAAGGGCTCGTCGCCTCAACGGCGGCCGATCTGGACGGTGATGGCATCCCGGAACTGGTCGTAGGCTCCACCGATGCCCTGACGTGGTATCAGATCGATACCGGGAAACGAGCAGTGATCTGCCGAGACGGAACCTGTTCGGTGGGCTTGGCCATCGCCGACATCGACGGCGACGGGCGGCCGGAAGTGGTCACCGGGTTGCAAGCCCCCGACACCGCGGACAAAAACCTGTGGGAGATCGCCTGGTTCAAGCCTTCCGGCTCGCTCGATGAGCCGTGGGCCAAGCACGTGCTCGAACCCGCTCATCACGGATATCCGCACGATTTGGTGCTCCACGACGTAGACGGCGACGGGCGGCTGGAGCTCATCGCCAACGGCCCGCACGGCGGCCGAAGCAGCTTGTATCTCTATCGCCCCGGCGTCGACCCGGAGATGCCTTGGAAGTGCTACGACATCGGGAGCAACCGGAGCGAAGAGGGCCTCTGTGTCGTCCGGCTCGACCGCGATGGGGGTTGGGGCATCGCTTCGGGCCCGAACGTGTATCGATGTCCCGAGGGCGGGCCTTTCGGTAAGCCGGGGTCGATTCCGTGGCCGTTGACCGAAGTTGCGCCGAACCACCGCGAGATGTGCCGTGTCAGTGCACTCGATATCACCGGCAACGGCGTCGATGACTTAGTGATCATCGACAGCGAGTACTTCGAAGGGCAGTTGTCTTGGCTCGAAAATACCGGGCACGGCGAATGGATCGAACACCCCATCGAACGCGGCATCGCCTACGGCCACAGCCTCCACGCCGAGCGTACGCAAGAGGGCGTCCGGCTGGTCGTGGCAGAAATGGCGGGCGGCGGGTGGGCCGCGCTTTACAACTACGACGCTCGAATCATCGAATACCTTTCGGCCGACGGCGGAGAGACGTGGAAGCGAGAGATCCGACAGCAAGGCCAAGGGATTCACGAAGCTACGTACTTCAACGGAGCGGGCGAACACAATCAGCCGGGGCGTCAGCTCCGGTACCTCGGCAAAGAGCACCGCTACCCGAGGGTCATGCGGCTTGACGAGGTCGAGCGCCCTTCTCCAATCGCGGGTTACCAGCACCGGTTTGTCGACCGCGACAAGCCCGGCGCCGGGACGGACATCCTCGCGGTGGATATCACGGGCAACGGGCAGTTTGACATCGCGGTCGGCCGATGGTGGTACGAACTGAACTCACCGACCCGCCGGGAGATCCCCGGCGTCTGTCAGATCATCAACCACTACGACCTGGACGGCGATGGACGTGACGAACTCATCGTGACTTTGGCCACCGATCAAGGCCCAAAGGTCAGTAACCGCTTGGCATGGGCTAAACCGATCGACCCTCTGAACGACCGCTGGGAGCTACACGAGATCGGGACGGGCGTTGGCGATTGGCCGCACGGATCTTGCGTCGCGCCGTTGCTGCCCGGAGGAAAGTTGGCGCTCGTTACCGCTTACCATTCGGCGCATGCCTCCGCGGAGGTGGACCTCCCACACTATCCCGAGATATGGGAAGTCTCCGAGGACCCGTCGGTGCCGTGGCCGAGCCGCACGCTCGCCGAGATCCCCTATGGGGAAGAAGTTATTGCCCACGACATCACGGGCGACGGAGCCCCGGACCTCTTTCTAGGCGCCCACTGGCTGGAGAACAACGGCGACGGTTCGTTCACCCCCCACCGCATGTTCGAGGGCGTCTACCCCGCGCGGATCGGGGTGATCGATGTCCAGGGCAACGGACGCGCCGACGTCGTGATCGGCGATGAAACCGTGCAATGGTCCCCCGAAAAGCGAGCCGACTACACCCCGCTCTGCTGGTACGAATGCCCGGCCAACCCCCGGGATCGGTGGCGGCGACACGTGATCGATGTCGTCCGGTGCCCCCATTCGATCGGTGTGGCCGACCTGGACGACGACGGCGAGGACGAGATCATCTGCGGCGAACACGACCCGTTCTACCCGTACCGTCAACGCTGCAAACTCTACGCCTACAAAAAAGCGGACGCCGCGGGCCGAACCTGGAAGCGCTGGTGTCTCGACGACCGTTTCGAGCATCACGACGGCTGCAAGCCGATCCGACTCCCGGCGGGCGATGTCGGGATCCTCAGCCACGGCTGGATGGATAGTTTGTACGTCCACCTTTGGGTTCCCCCGCGAACCGAGTCGTAA
- a CDS encoding TIM-barrel domain-containing protein, whose product MSIPRQRFVTDLLDIQPEASAESVIWRADRPTQMRETPAKDIELDVPFRPLRVEPSLLVEPADGEKVHRDHKLEPRSLPIRVSAYGDRVVRITLCADGSAALPHDGPMLAIDESLQPQPLRVQLESEAWSVLDERGQARFRIERRDPVRRHWSDLVMPPAEGFVASVLPDGHTDIPFSSHDQFFPKQVESLPLGFVTSQGRVDHTAFSIHAGPQEHFVGTGERFARMDLAGSTFSLINDDGLGVNSPRTYKNIPFYLSSAGYGLMVHTSAMMRLSLAGVSTRAAQGVLPDPVLDLFFIAGSPEEILYELRRLTGFPADVPRWSYGVWMSRMTYFSDEEITGIAHRLREERLPCDVLHVDTGWFAKDWVCEWEFSAERFSDPAGFMKRMDDLGFRITLWQTPNIGQGNRLLEEAKENGYLAPRDSAETQSGSDFSSQHFDGVIDFTNPEAVAWYQSLLKRLFDLGAAAIKTDFGENVDPAARYHGLPARLLRNRYALLYQQAAFEATARATSEPIIWARAGWLGSQRYPVHWGGDCACTWDGMAASLRGGLHLGLSGFAFWSHDVPGFHGLPDFMNSWPTDDLYVRWTQFGVFTSHLRYHGTSPREPYDYPAVLDLVRRWWRLRYALIPYLEREGTRAIQTGFPVLRAMMLHHPDDPLCWHIDDQFFCGSDLLVAPVMNGTGQRRVYLPDGAWVDFWTGEFHEGPGWLDTNHPLDTCPVFARPYAEIPFYPEAIEHTGQLDTSRIVPLRFDERYRGLSQAPLAEVWKSDGLK is encoded by the coding sequence ATGTCAATCCCCAGACAACGCTTCGTTACCGATCTGCTGGATATCCAACCCGAGGCCTCCGCGGAGTCCGTGATCTGGCGCGCCGACCGCCCCACGCAGATGCGCGAAACGCCCGCGAAGGACATCGAACTGGACGTCCCGTTTCGGCCGCTGCGGGTCGAGCCGTCGCTGCTGGTCGAACCGGCAGACGGAGAGAAAGTCCATCGCGACCACAAACTCGAGCCCCGGTCGCTGCCGATCCGAGTATCGGCCTACGGCGACCGCGTCGTGCGGATTACGCTGTGTGCCGACGGCTCCGCGGCCCTGCCCCACGACGGGCCGATGCTCGCGATCGATGAATCGCTGCAACCCCAGCCGCTGCGTGTGCAACTCGAGTCAGAAGCTTGGTCGGTTTTAGATGAGCGCGGGCAGGCACGGTTCCGCATTGAACGACGCGACCCGGTGCGGCGGCACTGGAGCGACTTGGTCATGCCGCCGGCCGAAGGGTTCGTCGCGTCCGTCCTCCCAGATGGGCACACCGACATCCCGTTCAGCAGCCACGATCAGTTCTTCCCCAAGCAAGTCGAATCGCTCCCGCTCGGATTCGTGACCAGCCAAGGTCGTGTGGACCACACTGCGTTCTCCATCCACGCCGGTCCCCAGGAACACTTCGTGGGCACCGGCGAACGCTTCGCCCGCATGGACTTGGCCGGCTCGACGTTTTCGCTAATCAACGACGACGGCTTAGGGGTCAACAGCCCGCGGACCTACAAAAACATCCCCTTCTACCTCAGCAGCGCGGGCTACGGATTGATGGTACACACCTCGGCAATGATGCGCCTGTCGTTGGCGGGTGTCTCGACCCGGGCCGCGCAGGGGGTGTTGCCCGACCCGGTGCTGGACCTGTTCTTCATCGCCGGGAGCCCGGAAGAAATCCTGTACGAACTCCGCCGACTGACCGGCTTCCCCGCCGACGTGCCGCGGTGGAGCTACGGCGTCTGGATGAGCCGGATGACCTACTTTTCCGATGAGGAGATCACCGGCATCGCCCATCGGCTCCGCGAGGAGCGGCTGCCCTGCGACGTGTTGCACGTCGATACAGGTTGGTTCGCGAAGGACTGGGTCTGCGAGTGGGAGTTCTCGGCTGAGCGGTTCTCGGACCCCGCGGGGTTCATGAAGCGCATGGACGATTTAGGCTTCCGGATCACGCTCTGGCAGACGCCCAACATCGGGCAGGGCAATCGGCTGCTCGAAGAAGCGAAAGAGAACGGGTATCTCGCGCCGCGCGATTCCGCCGAAACGCAGAGCGGGTCGGATTTTTCGTCTCAGCACTTCGACGGCGTGATCGATTTCACCAACCCCGAGGCGGTCGCCTGGTACCAAAGCTTGCTCAAGCGGCTCTTCGACTTGGGAGCCGCCGCGATCAAGACCGACTTCGGCGAAAACGTGGACCCCGCCGCGCGCTACCACGGCTTGCCGGCCCGGCTCTTACGCAATCGCTACGCCCTGCTCTACCAGCAGGCCGCCTTCGAAGCGACGGCGCGGGCGACGTCCGAGCCGATCATCTGGGCTCGGGCGGGTTGGCTGGGCAGCCAACGCTACCCCGTGCACTGGGGTGGCGACTGCGCCTGTACCTGGGACGGCATGGCCGCCTCCCTCCGCGGCGGGCTGCACCTGGGCCTGTCCGGCTTCGCGTTCTGGTCCCACGACGTCCCCGGGTTCCATGGCCTGCCGGACTTCATGAACTCGTGGCCGACCGACGACCTCTACGTCCGCTGGACGCAGTTCGGCGTGTTCACGTCCCACCTGCGCTACCACGGCACGAGCCCACGCGAACCTTACGACTACCCCGCCGTCTTGGACCTCGTCCGCCGATGGTGGCGGCTGCGCTACGCGCTGATTCCATATCTCGAACGCGAGGGAACCCGCGCGATCCAGACCGGCTTCCCGGTCCTGCGGGCGATGATGTTGCACCACCCCGACGACCCGTTGTGCTGGCATATCGACGATCAGTTTTTCTGCGGCTCGGACCTGCTGGTCGCGCCCGTCATGAACGGCACCGGCCAACGACGCGTCTACCTGCCGGACGGGGCCTGGGTTGACTTCTGGACCGGCGAGTTCCACGAAGGGCCCGGCTGGCTCGATACCAACCACCCGCTGGACACCTGCCCGGTGTTCGCAAGGCCTTACGCCGAGATCCCCTTCTATCCCGAAGCGATCGAGCACACGGGGCAACTCGACACCAGCCGTATCGTCCCCCTGCGATTCGACGAACGCTACCGCGGCTTGTCGCAGGCGCCGCTGGCCGAGGTCTGGAAGTCGGACGGGTTGAAATAA